A region from the Silene latifolia isolate original U9 population chromosome 7, ASM4854445v1, whole genome shotgun sequence genome encodes:
- the LOC141592037 gene encoding uncharacterized protein LOC141592037 — protein sequence MFRRKLLSFFRISPSPQSTNASKQVDEEKSKFYGRKAVSTALICLTGGVALSAIDDLAIYHGCSSKAMEKASKNQEIIQAIGEPVVKGPWYDASLAVTHKRKSVSCTFPVSGPQGNGVLRLKAVRDGDESWLSFIRPRNFDILILDAVLYVPENEETKRSVKINVSDSISSPACQDCTKCPTSPSPKKQ from the exons ATGTTTAGACGCAAACTTCTTTCCTTTTTCCGGATTTCCCCATCACCTCAATCTACtaa TGCCTCAAAGCAAGTTGATGAAGAAAAGAGTAAATTTTACGGGCGAAAGGCGGTGTCCACTGCATTGATTTGTCTTACAGGTGGTGTTGCTTTGAGTGCCATTGATGATCTTGCCATTTACCATGGCTGTAGTAG CAAGGCCATGGAGAAAGCCAGTAAGAATCAAGAAATTATTCAAGCAATAGGCGAACCAGTCGTGAAAGGTCCTTGGTACGATGCTTCACTTGCCGTAACTCACAAAAGGAAATCAGTGTCCTGTACGTTTCCAGTGTCAGGACCGCAGGGCAATGGCGTTCTCCGTTTGAAAGCTGTTCGCGATGGAG ATGAATCATGGCTATCATTTATTCGTCCACGAAATTTCGACATCTTAATACTGGACGCTGTCCTGTACGTCCCAGAAAACGAAGAGACAAAAAGAAGTGTCAAGATTAATGTTTCAGATAGCATCTCTTCTCCAGCATGTCAAGACTGCACGAAATGTCCAACGTCTCCAAGTCCTAAGAAGCAATGA